In a single window of the Flavobacterium sp. W4I14 genome:
- a CDS encoding Ni/Fe-hydrogenase subunit HybB-like protein (product_source=COG5557; cog=COG5557; pfam=PF03916; transmembrane_helix_parts=Inside_1_39,TMhelix_40_62,Outside_63_81,TMhelix_82_104,Inside_105_120,TMhelix_121_143,Outside_144_162,TMhelix_163_185,Inside_186_221,TMhelix_222_244,Outside_245_258,TMhelix_259_281,Inside_282_301,TMhelix_302_324,Outside_325_338,TMhelix_339_361,Inside_362_372,TMhelix_373_395,Outside_396_409,TMhelix_410_432,Inside_433_490) — MSGHNESILREPLITGDNITYAKITDDILSPVENKPNKAWWIGFIVASLGALLWVVAVSYTFWNGIGAWGLNKTVGWAWDITGFVWWVGIGHAGTLISAVLLLFRQNWRNSINRSAEAMTIFAVICAATYVVSHMGRPWLAYWVLPLPNQFGSLWVNFNSPLVWDMFAISTYFSVSLLFWYTGLLPDIATIRDRAVGTRRKIYSIFSFGWSGSVKTWQRFEAVSLILAGISTPLVLSVHTIVSMDFATSVIPGWHTTIFPPYFVAGAIFSGFAMVLTLLLVARKVLGLENYITMFHIESMNKIIILTGSIVGVAYLTEFFIAWYSGSEYEQYAFINRSTGPYWWSYWMMMTCNVISPQLLWFKKIRLSIKATWILSIVVNVGMWFERFVIIVTSLHRDYIPSSWAMFYPTWVDISVFVGSIGLFFTLFLLFLRVLPSIAIAEVKLLLKTASEQAKMKQIKEGHENKEYVAEYVESLEKFDSVKQEDYAKI, encoded by the coding sequence ATGTCAGGACATAACGAATCAATACTTAGAGAACCATTAATTACCGGAGATAACATCACGTATGCAAAAATTACGGATGATATTTTAAGCCCGGTAGAGAACAAGCCGAACAAGGCTTGGTGGATTGGTTTCATCGTTGCCTCATTAGGTGCTTTACTTTGGGTAGTAGCGGTAAGCTACACTTTCTGGAATGGTATCGGTGCATGGGGTTTAAATAAAACAGTTGGTTGGGCTTGGGATATCACCGGTTTCGTATGGTGGGTAGGTATCGGTCACGCTGGAACACTAATTTCAGCAGTACTATTACTCTTCCGTCAGAACTGGCGTAACTCCATCAACCGTTCGGCAGAGGCGATGACCATTTTCGCCGTAATCTGTGCCGCAACTTATGTTGTATCTCACATGGGCCGCCCTTGGTTAGCTTATTGGGTTTTACCTTTGCCAAACCAATTCGGATCACTTTGGGTAAACTTTAACTCACCATTGGTGTGGGATATGTTTGCGATCTCGACTTACTTCTCTGTATCATTATTATTCTGGTACACAGGTTTATTACCAGATATTGCTACCATCCGCGACCGCGCAGTGGGTACACGTAGAAAAATCTATTCTATCTTCTCTTTTGGATGGAGTGGAAGCGTTAAAACATGGCAACGTTTCGAGGCGGTGTCGTTAATCTTAGCAGGTATCTCTACACCACTTGTACTTTCGGTACACACCATTGTATCAATGGACTTTGCAACCTCGGTAATTCCAGGATGGCACACGACCATCTTTCCTCCATACTTCGTTGCTGGAGCGATTTTCTCTGGATTTGCGATGGTATTAACCTTATTATTGGTTGCACGTAAAGTATTGGGATTAGAAAACTACATCACCATGTTCCACATCGAGTCGATGAATAAAATCATCATCTTAACCGGATCAATCGTAGGTGTGGCTTATTTAACTGAGTTCTTCATCGCCTGGTATTCAGGTTCTGAGTATGAGCAGTATGCATTTATCAACAGATCTACTGGTCCTTACTGGTGGTCGTACTGGATGATGATGACTTGTAACGTAATCTCTCCACAGTTGTTATGGTTTAAAAAGATCCGTTTAAGCATTAAAGCTACCTGGATTTTATCAATCGTAGTAAACGTGGGTATGTGGTTCGAGCGTTTCGTAATTATCGTTACTTCATTACACCGCGATTATATTCCATCAAGTTGGGCAATGTTCTATCCAACATGGGTTGATATCAGTGTATTCGTAGGTTCAATTGGTTTGTTCTTTACTTTATTCTTATTATTCTTAAGAGTGTTGCCGTCAATCGCTATAGCAGAGGTTAAATTATTATTAAAAACTGCAAGTGAGCAAGCCAAAATGAAACAGATTAAAGAAGGGCATGAGAATAAAGAATACGTTGCAGAATACGTAGAGTCTTTAGAAAAATTTGATAGTGTTAAACAAGAAGATTACGCAAAAATATAA
- a CDS encoding outer membrane protein assembly factor BamA (product_source=COG4775; cog=COG4775; superfamily=56935), whose translation MKKYYLIILFALISGSSFGQMKLIKKMLSNEKDTTRKASFLPLPAFGYSQETGFEFGVGAIYSFYIDRKDTLNRSSNFALNTTYSTKKTANFMLKGDAWTKGNKYHFIGDIRFKNQPFNFYGIGNNAIKANEDKLDQRVFKTLFDAEMNTLPKAYTGISLGFENYRFIDKEIGGIYSTNPQILDKDGGSVAWIGASQSYDTRNSNNYPTKGFFGRATYQYAPDFFGGESFNGSQIKLDLRGFFSLAPKVVLGVQGIFYTIQSQSTPFYLLQQLGNDQMMRGYYSGRYRDENLMAAQAEIRYRFMNRFGIVAFAGTGKVFANGQFNTDGLKPNFGVGGRYFFDPAKGLSVRLDYGIGEKLPNEKRQAGFYISLAEAF comes from the coding sequence ATGAAAAAATATTATCTAATTATTTTATTTGCGCTCATTTCAGGAAGTTCGTTTGGACAGATGAAACTGATCAAAAAGATGCTCTCAAACGAAAAAGATACTACCCGTAAAGCTAGCTTTTTACCTCTACCGGCTTTTGGCTATAGCCAGGAAACAGGCTTTGAATTTGGCGTAGGCGCCATTTATTCATTTTACATAGATCGTAAAGATACGCTGAACCGCAGTTCCAACTTCGCCTTAAACACAACCTATTCTACCAAAAAGACGGCTAATTTTATGCTTAAAGGCGATGCTTGGACGAAAGGAAATAAATATCATTTTATCGGTGATATCCGTTTCAAAAACCAGCCATTTAATTTTTATGGCATCGGTAACAATGCAATAAAGGCAAATGAAGATAAACTAGACCAACGCGTATTTAAAACGCTTTTCGATGCCGAGATGAACACTTTACCTAAAGCTTATACAGGTATTTCGCTTGGCTTTGAGAATTACCGTTTTATAGACAAGGAAATTGGTGGTATTTACAGTACAAATCCTCAGATTTTAGATAAAGATGGTGGCTCGGTAGCCTGGATCGGTGCATCGCAAAGTTACGATACACGTAACAGCAATAATTATCCAACAAAAGGCTTTTTTGGTAGGGCAACTTATCAATATGCACCTGATTTTTTTGGTGGAGAAAGTTTTAATGGCTCACAGATTAAGCTAGATCTCCGTGGTTTCTTTAGTCTGGCACCAAAGGTAGTTTTAGGGGTACAGGGCATTTTTTATACCATTCAGAGCCAAAGCACCCCATTTTACCTGTTACAGCAGCTAGGCAACGACCAGATGATGCGCGGTTATTACAGTGGCCGCTACCGCGACGAAAACCTGATGGCGGCACAAGCCGAAATCCGCTACCGTTTTATGAACCGTTTTGGCATTGTCGCTTTTGCGGGTACTGGTAAAGTATTTGCAAATGGCCAGTTTAATACAGATGGGCTAAAACCAAACTTTGGTGTTGGCGGTCGGTACTTTTTCGATCCTGCAAAAGGCTTGAGTGTTCGGTTAGATTATGGTATAGGCGAAAAACTACCAAACGAAAAACGCCAGGCAGGGTTTTATATCAGTTTGGCGGAAGCGTTTTAG
- a CDS encoding MoCo/4Fe-4S cofactor protein with predicted Tat translocation signal (product_source=TIGR04519; cath_funfam=3.30.70.20; cog=COG0243,COG0437; pfam=PF12838; superfamily=50692,53706,54862; tigrfam=TIGR04519), with product MESNKKYWKGLEEYNNTPDFVKNSKNEFAEPLPIEDVLNEAGLSTVTPRRDFLKALGFGLGAVTLAACQTAPVHKSIPYLVKPEEVTPGIPNYYTSSFNGQSILVKTREGRPIKIEPNPNAGQFNCGTDARAQASVLDLYDVSKLKAPALVKDGKVEETTWAKIDSFVKGELAKAQAGGKKIRIVASTVNSPSTNAVIAQFIAKYPATKLVQYDAVSYTGIIQANQNSFGKAVLPKYNFDKADLIVSFSADFLGTWISGEEFTAQYTANRNYKSLENKKMSRHIQFESGMSLTGTNADTRVPVKLSEEGPALIALYNAITGSALPGGTLGNNTTADKVIKLVAKELVQAKGKGLVVCGSNDVSTQILVNAINAAIGSYGTTIDLDNPCYLYAGNDAEFNGLVAEMNRGEVGAVLFLNSNPVYDAANAKAFTDALAKVPAKISFSDRADETATACDAIAINHNYLESWGDANAYEGYYSIVQPTINPVFNSRQAEESLLTWADAPVKDYYQFVRSNWEAKMLPAVGLKWEEVLDKGVVTATAKTAGAYSFTQSLAQVATSIANSSKALAKEVELQVYESIPMRDGKNANNAFLQELPDPVSKVTWDNYVALAPKFAEKLKVKEFDVVTVKASNGYSVDLPVLIQPGQAQGTASIALGYGRTKTGKAGNDVGKNAFPFVSFVNGTFQYATSVTITPTGGYYELAQTQTHHSFEGRAVIKEATFKEYLKNPGAGNEKGEHKDYDLWDQYEKPGNNWVMAIDLNACTGCGSCIVACNVENNIPVVGRDEVRRRREMHWIRIDRYYSYETKDGDVTREKEIAKLEDLDHVSVVHQPMLCQHCDHAPCETVCPVLATVHSSDGLNHMAYNRCVGTRYCANNCPYKVRRFNWFNYWNDSRFDNYLNNEFTQLVLNPDVTTRSRGVMEKCSMCIQRIQGGKLQAKLEKRPLKDGDIKMACQEACSANAIVFGDANDPNSEVSKALRSERIYYVLEEINVKPGIGYMTKIRNTDTTVQA from the coding sequence ATGGAAAGCAACAAAAAATACTGGAAAGGCTTAGAGGAGTATAACAATACACCCGATTTTGTTAAGAATAGCAAAAACGAATTCGCCGAGCCACTTCCAATAGAAGATGTTTTAAATGAAGCAGGGTTAAGTACCGTTACCCCACGCCGCGACTTTTTAAAGGCGTTAGGTTTTGGTTTAGGTGCAGTAACTTTGGCAGCCTGTCAAACTGCCCCTGTTCATAAATCTATTCCTTACCTGGTAAAGCCTGAAGAGGTTACTCCAGGTATTCCTAACTATTATACTTCGAGCTTTAATGGCCAGAGTATTTTAGTTAAAACAAGAGAGGGACGTCCGATTAAAATTGAACCAAATCCAAATGCGGGTCAATTTAACTGCGGTACAGATGCGAGAGCGCAAGCTTCGGTTTTAGATTTATATGATGTATCTAAACTAAAAGCACCAGCTTTAGTAAAAGATGGAAAAGTTGAAGAAACTACCTGGGCAAAGATCGACAGCTTTGTAAAAGGCGAGTTGGCAAAAGCACAGGCGGGTGGAAAGAAAATCCGTATTGTAGCATCAACCGTAAACAGCCCATCAACTAATGCAGTTATTGCGCAGTTTATTGCAAAATATCCTGCCACTAAATTGGTTCAGTACGATGCAGTTTCTTATACTGGTATTATTCAGGCTAACCAAAACAGTTTCGGTAAAGCCGTTTTACCTAAATACAACTTTGATAAGGCTGATTTAATTGTAAGTTTCAGTGCCGATTTCTTAGGTACCTGGATTAGCGGAGAAGAGTTTACTGCTCAGTATACGGCTAACCGTAACTACAAATCGTTAGAAAACAAAAAAATGAGCCGCCACATTCAGTTCGAAAGTGGAATGAGCTTAACAGGTACAAATGCAGATACCCGTGTTCCAGTTAAGTTATCGGAAGAAGGACCTGCTTTAATTGCCTTATATAATGCAATTACCGGTAGTGCTTTACCAGGCGGAACGTTAGGTAACAACACAACTGCCGATAAAGTAATTAAATTGGTGGCTAAAGAATTGGTACAAGCTAAAGGTAAAGGCCTTGTAGTTTGTGGTTCTAACGATGTTTCTACTCAGATTTTAGTAAATGCCATTAACGCCGCTATCGGAAGTTATGGTACTACTATCGATTTAGATAACCCTTGTTATTTATATGCAGGTAATGATGCCGAATTTAATGGCTTAGTTGCTGAAATGAACCGTGGCGAAGTTGGCGCTGTTTTATTCTTAAACAGTAACCCTGTTTACGATGCCGCAAATGCAAAAGCATTTACTGATGCATTAGCTAAGGTTCCTGCTAAAATTTCATTCTCTGATCGTGCTGATGAAACTGCAACCGCTTGTGATGCCATTGCAATTAACCATAATTACTTAGAATCATGGGGTGATGCAAACGCTTACGAAGGATATTATTCTATCGTTCAGCCAACTATCAACCCTGTTTTCAATAGCCGCCAGGCTGAAGAGAGTTTATTAACCTGGGCTGATGCTCCGGTTAAAGATTACTATCAGTTTGTACGCAGCAATTGGGAAGCTAAAATGTTACCAGCTGTTGGTTTGAAATGGGAAGAAGTTTTAGACAAAGGAGTGGTTACTGCAACAGCAAAAACTGCTGGAGCCTATTCATTCACTCAATCTTTAGCACAAGTTGCTACTTCAATTGCGAATAGCAGCAAAGCTTTAGCTAAAGAAGTAGAATTACAGGTTTACGAAAGCATCCCGATGCGCGATGGTAAAAATGCAAACAATGCATTCTTACAAGAGTTACCTGATCCGGTTTCTAAAGTAACCTGGGATAACTATGTTGCACTTGCACCAAAATTTGCTGAGAAATTAAAAGTTAAAGAATTTGATGTTGTAACGGTTAAGGCCAGCAACGGATATTCAGTAGATCTTCCGGTATTGATCCAGCCAGGACAAGCACAAGGAACTGCATCTATCGCATTAGGTTATGGCCGTACCAAAACTGGTAAAGCGGGTAACGATGTAGGTAAAAATGCTTTCCCTTTTGTTTCTTTTGTAAATGGAACTTTCCAATATGCTACTTCGGTAACCATTACCCCAACAGGCGGTTATTACGAATTGGCTCAAACACAAACTCACCACTCTTTCGAGGGCCGTGCAGTGATTAAAGAAGCTACTTTTAAAGAGTACTTAAAAAATCCTGGAGCTGGTAACGAAAAGGGCGAGCATAAAGATTACGATCTTTGGGATCAATACGAAAAACCAGGTAACAACTGGGTTATGGCAATCGATTTGAATGCTTGTACAGGTTGTGGTTCTTGTATTGTTGCTTGTAATGTAGAAAACAATATTCCTGTTGTAGGCCGTGATGAGGTTCGCCGTCGTCGCGAAATGCACTGGATCCGTATCGATCGTTATTACAGCTACGAAACTAAAGACGGTGATGTAACCAGAGAGAAAGAAATTGCTAAGTTAGAAGACTTAGATCACGTTTCTGTGGTTCACCAACCAATGTTGTGCCAACACTGTGATCATGCACCTTGCGAAACAGTTTGTCCGGTATTGGCAACTGTACACTCAAGTGATGGTTTAAACCACATGGCTTACAACCGTTGCGTAGGTACACGTTACTGTGCGAATAACTGTCCGTATAAAGTACGTCGTTTCAACTGGTTTAACTACTGGAACGATTCACGTTTCGATAACTATTTAAATAACGAGTTTACCCAATTAGTTTTAAACCCTGATGTAACTACACGTTCGAGAGGGGTAATGGAAAAATGCTCTATGTGTATTCAACGTATACAAGGTGGCAAATTACAAGCTAAACTGGAGAAACGTCCATTAAAAGATGGCGATATTAAAATGGCTTGTCAGGAAGCTTGTTCAGCAAATGCGATTGTATTTGGTGATGCAAACGATCCAAATTCAGAGGTTTCAAAAGCATTACGTTCTGAGCGTATCTACTACGTATTAGAAGAGATCAATGTGAAACCGGGTATCGGATACATGACAAAAATTAGAAATACAGATACAACAGTACAAGCGTAA
- a CDS encoding mono/diheme cytochrome c family protein (product_source=COG2010; cath_funfam=1.10.760.10; cog=COG2010; pfam=PF13442; superfamily=46626; transmembrane_helix_parts=Inside_1_12,TMhelix_13_30,Outside_31_201), producing the protein MKGSTLAMNKNKFVYTAFLAIAFAATFSACKDKRSTGLEYARNMYDPIAYNPDQPNKNFKDGKTAQLPPAHTKPVGFTEYDEYPNTKEGYEAAGVSMVNPLPVDTVNLAQGKHLFTVFCSPCHGEKGDGQGHLVKIEKFSGVPAYQTGASSRGGNMVDLTAGKIYHTITYGVNNMGSHASQISPTDRWKVVMYVQQLQKGQ; encoded by the coding sequence ATGAAAGGAAGTACATTAGCTATGAATAAGAATAAATTTGTTTACACGGCGTTTTTAGCTATCGCTTTTGCAGCTACCTTTTCTGCTTGTAAAGATAAACGCAGTACTGGCTTGGAATATGCCAGAAACATGTATGATCCGATTGCTTACAATCCAGATCAGCCAAACAAAAATTTTAAAGATGGTAAAACAGCTCAGTTGCCACCTGCACATACTAAACCGGTAGGTTTTACTGAATATGATGAGTATCCCAATACAAAAGAAGGATATGAAGCAGCAGGTGTGAGTATGGTTAACCCTTTACCAGTAGATACAGTTAATTTAGCTCAGGGTAAACACTTGTTTACCGTTTTCTGTAGCCCTTGCCACGGAGAAAAAGGCGATGGACAAGGACACTTAGTTAAAATTGAGAAATTTAGTGGTGTACCTGCTTATCAAACAGGCGCATCGTCTAGAGGTGGTAACATGGTTGACCTTACCGCAGGTAAAATTTACCACACCATTACATACGGTGTAAATAACATGGGCTCGCATGCTTCGCAAATCTCACCAACAGATCGTTGGAAAGTGGTGATGTATGTTCAACAATTACAAAAAGGACAATAG
- a CDS encoding deoxyhypusine synthase (product_source=KO:K00809; cath_funfam=3.40.910.10; cog=COG1899; ko=KO:K00809; pfam=PF01916; superfamily=52467; tigrfam=TIGR00321) has product MIKQLLFKKRSFDSVQEDNREEMRFMILIDFGLKTIDLRLINAKRHAPIAKRFYVLTFRPKYLFLRQTIQNEMSNTRGPISQFMERNYLHFNAAAMMDAAKGYETHLDEGGKMMITLAGAMSTAELGISLAEMIRQDKVAIISCTGANLEEDIMNLVAHSHYKRVPNYRDLSPQDEWDLLENHYNRVTDTCIPEEEAFRRLQKHIQKIWMDAEAAGERYFPHEFMYKMLLSGDLEQYYEIDPKNSWMLAAAEKNLPIVVPGWEDSTMGNIFASYVMKKELTATTVKGGIEYMGWLADWYIANSGGKGIGFFQIGGGIAGDFPICVVPMLYQDMEMENIPFWSYFCQISDSTTSYGSYSGAVPNEKITWGKLDINTPKFIVESDATIVAPLMFAWILKQ; this is encoded by the coding sequence ATGATTAAGCAACTGCTTTTCAAAAAAAGATCCTTCGACTCCGTTCAGGAGGACAATCGCGAAGAAATGCGCTTTATGATTTTAATCGACTTTGGACTGAAAACTATAGACTTGAGACTAATTAACGCTAAACGCCATGCTCCAATCGCTAAACGCTTTTACGTTTTAACCTTTCGGCCTAAATACCTATTTTTGCGGCAAACAATACAAAACGAAATGAGCAATACAAGAGGACCAATATCTCAGTTTATGGAGCGTAATTACCTCCATTTTAATGCTGCGGCAATGATGGATGCGGCTAAAGGATACGAAACGCATTTAGATGAAGGTGGTAAAATGATGATCACGCTTGCTGGTGCAATGAGTACTGCAGAATTGGGAATTTCACTTGCAGAGATGATCCGCCAGGATAAAGTGGCTATTATTTCTTGTACCGGTGCAAACCTTGAAGAAGATATTATGAACCTGGTAGCACACTCACATTATAAACGTGTACCAAACTATCGAGATTTAAGCCCGCAGGATGAATGGGACCTTTTAGAGAACCATTACAACCGTGTTACCGATACCTGTATCCCGGAAGAAGAGGCTTTCCGCCGTTTGCAGAAACATATCCAAAAAATCTGGATGGATGCCGAAGCTGCAGGTGAGCGTTATTTTCCACATGAATTTATGTATAAAATGCTTTTGAGCGGCGATTTAGAGCAATACTATGAAATTGATCCTAAAAACTCATGGATGCTTGCTGCGGCTGAAAAGAATTTGCCAATTGTAGTTCCGGGATGGGAAGATTCTACCATGGGAAATATTTTTGCATCGTATGTGATGAAAAAAGAACTTACCGCAACTACTGTAAAAGGCGGTATTGAATATATGGGCTGGTTGGCCGACTGGTATATTGCAAATAGCGGAGGCAAAGGAATTGGTTTCTTCCAGATTGGTGGCGGTATAGCCGGCGATTTTCCTATTTGTGTAGTACCGATGCTTTATCAGGATATGGAAATGGAAAATATTCCTTTCTGGAGTTATTTCTGCCAGATCTCAGATTCGACCACTTCTTATGGTTCATATTCTGGTGCTGTACCGAATGAAAAGATTACCTGGGGTAAACTGGATATCAATACACCAAAGTTTATTGTAGAAAGTGACGCAACAATTGTTGCACCGTTAATGTTTGCCTGGATATTAAAACAATAA
- a CDS encoding hypothetical protein (product_source=Hypo-rule applied; pfam=PF11821; transmembrane_helix_parts=Inside_1_58,TMhelix_59_81,Outside_82_95,TMhelix_96_118,Inside_119_178), translating into MSDIKYILGSFGDPDEMMHGIEKLQENNISIHDVYTPMPIHGIEAKLGIKRSRIDIAAFCFGITGTCCAFALIYFCAVIDWRVNIGGKPSFALPDFIPIMFELTVLFCAFGMVLTYYASTHLFPGRAPRVMDLRATDDRFVIAVDAKDNLEHTVIDGLLKDAGALEIKYNERKYISYE; encoded by the coding sequence ATGAGTGATATCAAATATATTTTAGGCAGCTTTGGCGACCCTGACGAAATGATGCACGGCATCGAAAAGCTTCAGGAAAATAACATCAGCATTCATGATGTATATACACCGATGCCTATACACGGAATAGAAGCCAAATTAGGAATTAAAAGATCTAGAATCGATATCGCAGCATTTTGCTTTGGTATTACCGGTACTTGCTGTGCATTCGCTTTGATTTATTTCTGCGCAGTAATCGATTGGAGAGTAAACATAGGCGGTAAACCATCATTCGCATTGCCGGATTTTATTCCGATAATGTTCGAGCTTACAGTATTATTCTGTGCTTTCGGTATGGTGTTAACTTATTATGCATCTACTCACTTATTTCCGGGAAGAGCACCAAGAGTGATGGATTTACGTGCTACTGATGATCGTTTTGTTATTGCAGTTGATGCAAAAGACAATTTAGAACATACTGTAATTGATGGATTATTAAAAGATGCAGGTGCTTTAGAAATAAAGTATAATGAAAGGAAGTACATTAGCTATGAATAA
- a CDS encoding cytochrome c2 (product_source=COG3474; cath_funfam=1.10.760.10,3.30.65.10; cleavage_site_network=SignalP-noTM; cog=COG3474; pfam=PF00034,PF14522; superfamily=48695; transmembrane_helix_parts=Inside_1_6,TMhelix_7_29,Outside_30_144,TMhelix_145_167,Inside_168_203,TMhelix_204_223,Outside_224_433): MRDISMILKSVWKSLFVFSAISVIAVSTVNAQDAKEGRTLFKAKCSSCHALDAKLVGPALTGVSDRHSEEFLLKWIPNSQGLVASGNPEAVKLFNDNGKVAMTSFPELDETKVKDILQYIKEGEPKPAGDPSVASSAAAKEEGTSGLSIAGIVAIVVLAIVILVILGRASKLLERLILQKQGIEIEEDVPLKVGVRKMFKNKKFVMFFILCLIIALGSWGWMGMWNTGVHTGYQPVQPIKFSHELHAGINQIDCQYCHNGAFKSKNATIPSLNVCMNCHKAVQARDKYDGEISPEIKKIYNALGYDPETQKYDEGKAKPMEWVRVHNLPDFAYFNHSQHVVVAEDAIRKAKGLQPTEPVCFACHGPVNTMEEIYQYSPLTMKWCINCHKETDISGQKNNAFYAKVIEAHEKIKKGEKITPALLGGLECGKCHY, translated from the coding sequence ATGAGAGATATCTCGATGATTTTAAAAAGCGTTTGGAAGTCGTTATTCGTATTTTCAGCAATTTCCGTAATAGCGGTTTCTACCGTAAATGCGCAGGATGCTAAAGAGGGAAGAACGCTTTTCAAAGCAAAATGTTCTTCGTGCCATGCGTTAGATGCTAAATTGGTTGGTCCAGCCTTAACTGGTGTAAGCGATCGCCATTCAGAGGAATTCCTTTTAAAGTGGATTCCTAATTCTCAGGGATTGGTGGCGTCTGGAAATCCAGAGGCTGTTAAATTATTCAATGATAATGGGAAAGTGGCAATGACTTCTTTTCCTGAATTGGATGAAACAAAAGTTAAAGACATCTTACAATACATTAAAGAAGGTGAGCCTAAGCCAGCAGGTGATCCAAGTGTAGCTTCTTCTGCAGCAGCTAAAGAGGAGGGTACTTCTGGTTTATCAATTGCAGGTATTGTGGCTATCGTTGTATTGGCGATTGTTATTTTAGTGATTTTAGGTCGTGCTTCTAAATTGTTAGAGCGTCTGATTTTACAAAAACAAGGTATCGAGATTGAAGAAGATGTGCCATTAAAGGTTGGTGTGCGCAAGATGTTCAAAAACAAGAAATTTGTAATGTTCTTTATCTTGTGTTTAATCATCGCTTTAGGCTCTTGGGGTTGGATGGGCATGTGGAACACTGGTGTTCACACCGGTTACCAACCAGTTCAGCCAATTAAATTCTCTCACGAGTTGCACGCTGGTATCAATCAGATCGATTGTCAGTATTGCCACAACGGAGCATTTAAATCTAAAAACGCAACCATTCCATCATTAAACGTTTGTATGAACTGCCATAAAGCTGTTCAGGCAAGAGATAAATATGATGGTGAGATTTCTCCTGAGATCAAAAAAATCTACAATGCTTTAGGTTACGATCCTGAAACACAGAAATATGATGAAGGTAAAGCTAAGCCAATGGAATGGGTACGTGTACACAACCTTCCTGATTTTGCTTACTTCAATCACTCTCAACACGTAGTTGTTGCAGAAGATGCAATCCGTAAAGCAAAAGGATTACAACCAACAGAACCTGTATGTTTCGCTTGTCACGGTCCGGTTAATACAATGGAAGAAATTTACCAATATTCTCCATTAACCATGAAATGGTGTATTAACTGCCATAAGGAAACTGATATTTCTGGTCAGAAAAATAATGCTTTCTACGCTAAGGTTATCGAAGCGCATGAGAAGATTAAAAAAGGCGAGAAAATTACACCAGCGTTATTGGGTGGTTTAGAGTGTGGTAAATGCCACTATTAA